One part of the Moraxella sp. FZFQ2102 genome encodes these proteins:
- the rplI gene encoding 50S ribosomal protein L9 produces the protein MQVILLQRVVNLGKLGETVDVKAGYGRNYLIPQGKALPATEANIAKFEARRAELEAIEAKELEVAKQRAEALTDVNVIMRAKSGDEGKLFGSIGTRDIADALTKSGLEVDRQEVKMPEGAFRQVGEYKVTIQLHHDISADILVTILSEDAPAADADEE, from the coding sequence ATGCAAGTTATTCTATTACAGCGTGTCGTTAATCTTGGTAAACTTGGTGAAACGGTTGATGTAAAAGCTGGTTACGGTCGTAACTACCTAATCCCACAAGGCAAAGCACTACCTGCAACTGAAGCGAACATCGCTAAGTTTGAAGCACGCCGTGCTGAACTAGAAGCGATCGAAGCAAAAGAACTAGAAGTTGCTAAGCAACGCGCTGAAGCACTAACTGATGTAAATGTCATCATGCGTGCTAAGTCTGGTGATGAAGGCAAGCTATTCGGTTCTATCGGTACTCGTGACATCGCTGATGCCTTGACTAAGTCTGGCCTAGAAGTAGATCGTCAAGAAGTGAAGATGCCTGAAGGCGCATTCCGTCAAGTTGGTGAGTACAAAGTTACCATCCAACTACACCATGATATCTCTGCTGACATCTTGGTAACTATCCTAAGCGAAGATGCACCAGCTGCTGATGCTGACGAAGAATAA
- a CDS encoding cupin domain-containing protein, translating to MKHNEYCLPNGMSAETFLAEYWQKKPLLIKGGLPALVGMFEPEDVLGLALEDGVSARLISQSDADESQWSLKNSPLCEEDLQNTPKLWTILVQNLEQWSPELGELWSHFDFIPKWQQDDIMVSVAQAGGSVGAHYDEYDVFLAQGYGSRRWQLGKMCDDGTPFVPNQPIRLLDDMGEIIFDEVLEVGDVLYVPPMLSHHGIAQDDCLTFSFGFRRPNLVQIIDEVADVATNHSELFRVLTLPQAAQADAYELSRDSIAAMKQALLDLLNSETGDQIIADAVAELVSKRQYELLAFEDELNSQELKLRLSDGECLMLNPACRFVRVNDDWYINGECICLNDTTLSVFVRLIDGEVLSYDDVPNATMDEITGWLNDNWLVLV from the coding sequence ATGAAACACAATGAATATTGCTTGCCTAATGGCATGAGCGCTGAGACTTTTTTGGCAGAATATTGGCAGAAAAAGCCGCTTTTGATTAAGGGTGGTTTGCCTGCTTTGGTGGGAATGTTTGAACCTGAAGATGTGCTTGGATTGGCTTTAGAAGATGGTGTATCGGCGCGTCTGATCAGCCAAAGTGACGCCGATGAAAGCCAATGGTCATTGAAAAACTCGCCACTTTGTGAAGAAGATCTACAAAATACACCAAAGCTTTGGACGATCTTGGTACAAAATCTTGAGCAGTGGTCGCCTGAATTAGGTGAGTTGTGGTCGCATTTTGACTTTATTCCAAAATGGCAACAAGACGACATCATGGTCTCGGTCGCGCAAGCCGGTGGCTCGGTGGGTGCGCATTATGATGAGTATGATGTGTTTTTGGCGCAAGGTTATGGCTCGCGCCGTTGGCAGCTGGGCAAGATGTGCGACGATGGCACGCCATTTGTGCCTAATCAGCCTATTCGCCTATTGGATGATATGGGCGAGATCATCTTTGATGAAGTGCTGGAAGTGGGCGATGTGCTGTATGTACCGCCGATGCTGAGTCATCATGGTATCGCTCAAGATGATTGCTTGACTTTCTCATTTGGTTTTCGCCGCCCAAACCTTGTACAGATCATCGATGAAGTCGCCGATGTCGCAACCAACCACTCAGAACTTTTCCGCGTTTTGACCTTGCCACAAGCCGCACAAGCCGATGCTTATGAGCTGAGCCGTGATAGTATTGCCGCGATGAAGCAGGCGCTGCTTGACCTACTTAATTCAGAAACAGGTGATCAAATCATCGCCGATGCAGTGGCTGAACTGGTCTCAAAACGCCAATATGAACTACTTGCTTTTGAAGATGAGCTAAATAGCCAAGAATTAAAATTACGCCTAAGTGATGGTGAGTGCCTGATGCTCAATCCTGCTTGTCGCTTTGTGCGTGTGAATGATGACTGGTATATCAATGGCGAGTGTATCTGCCTGAATGATACCACCCTATCGGTGTTTGTACGCTTGATTGACGGCGAAGTCCTAAGTTATGATGATGTGCCAAATGCCACCATGGATGAAATCACTGGCTGGCTGAATGATAATTGGTTGGTGTTGGTGTAA
- the prmB gene encoding 50S ribosomal protein L3 N(5)-glutamine methyltransferase: protein MSEFNETANHDDLLEHEFEYIPSENGDLTQADIAALYAELGEAEQALVTIRDFIRFVVTKLRQYDVVVAQGTTDEFAEAAAIVLHSLSLQWSADEQILDCKLTPSEKQEVLTLLSERIIQRKPLSYLINLAYFCGLPFYVDERVLIPRSPIAELINQQFYPYFDVDDARKNKFFDHGLEEKQLAAPERILDLCTGSGCIAIALAKAFPDANVDATDIDKDALEVAWTNVEHHELEHQVNLLESDLFAKIPAENQYELIVTNPPYVDAAVMADLPPEFLHEPEHALAAGQDGLDLVHQILHDAPDYLTRDGLLVCEVGDSEWALRQAYPEIQFEWLTFEKGGSGVFAISCEELLEYREDFARQVERVKGGL from the coding sequence ATGTCAGAATTTAATGAAACTGCAAATCATGACGACTTATTAGAGCATGAATTTGAATACATTCCAAGCGAAAATGGCGATCTGACCCAAGCAGACATCGCGGCTTTGTACGCTGAGCTTGGCGAAGCTGAGCAAGCTTTGGTGACCATTCGTGATTTTATCCGCTTTGTGGTGACGAAACTGCGCCAATATGATGTGGTGGTGGCGCAAGGCACGACCGATGAATTTGCTGAAGCAGCGGCGATTGTGCTGCATTCATTGTCATTGCAATGGTCGGCAGATGAGCAGATTTTGGACTGTAAGCTTACCCCAAGCGAAAAGCAAGAAGTGCTGACCTTGTTGTCTGAGCGTATCATTCAGCGTAAGCCATTGAGTTATTTGATTAATTTGGCATATTTCTGCGGTTTGCCATTTTATGTCGATGAGCGCGTTTTGATTCCGCGTTCGCCGATTGCTGAGCTGATCAATCAGCAATTTTATCCGTATTTCGATGTCGATGACGCGCGCAAGAATAAGTTTTTTGATCATGGCTTGGAAGAAAAGCAGCTTGCCGCGCCTGAGCGTATTTTGGACCTTTGTACAGGTTCTGGCTGTATCGCCATCGCGCTTGCCAAGGCATTTCCTGATGCCAATGTTGATGCCACAGATATTGACAAAGATGCGCTAGAAGTGGCGTGGACGAATGTCGAGCATCATGAGCTTGAGCATCAGGTGAATTTACTTGAGTCTGATTTGTTTGCCAAGATTCCTGCTGAGAATCAATACGAGCTGATCGTGACCAATCCGCCATATGTTGATGCTGCGGTGATGGCAGATTTGCCGCCTGAGTTTTTGCACGAGCCTGAGCACGCCTTGGCAGCAGGGCAAGATGGCTTGGATTTGGTGCATCAAATCTTGCATGACGCGCCTGATTATCTGACGCGCGATGGTTTGTTGGTCTGTGAAGTGGGTGATAGCGAATGGGCATTGCGCCAAGCTTATCCTGAGATTCAGTTTGAATGGCTGACTTTTGAAAAGGGCGGCAGCGGTGTGTTTGCCATCAGTTGTGAAGAACTGCTTGAATATCGTGAAGATTTTGCGCGTCAAGTTGAGCGTGTCAAAGGGGGCTTGTAA
- the aroC gene encoding chorismate synthase, whose protein sequence is MAGNTIGQLFTVTTCGESHGVGLMAIVDGVPPGLSLSAEDLQIELDRRKPGTSKFATQRKEPDEVEIISGVFEGKTTGTPIGLLIRNTDQKSKDYGNIATTFRPNHADYAYTMKYGFRDYRGGGRSSARETAMRVAAGAIAKKYLAEKCGIVIRGHVTQIGTEKAEKLDWNEVGNNPFFCGDVDAVPRFEALVTSLREQGTSCGARLEIYAENVPVGLGEPVFDRLDADIAHAMMSINAVKGVEIGDGFAVAGQFGHESRDELTPNGFTANHAGGILGGISSGQTIKVAIALKPTASITTPGKTVNLDGEVVDVITKGRHDPCVGVRATPIAEAMLAIVLMDHLMRNRAQNADVVPPLKPIA, encoded by the coding sequence ATGGCTGGCAATACGATTGGACAACTGTTCACCGTTACCACTTGCGGTGAGTCACATGGCGTAGGCTTGATGGCGATCGTCGATGGTGTGCCACCAGGACTGTCGCTGTCGGCAGAAGATTTACAAATTGAGCTGGATCGCCGCAAACCAGGTACTTCCAAATTTGCCACGCAGCGCAAAGAACCTGATGAAGTCGAGATCATCTCAGGGGTCTTTGAAGGCAAAACCACTGGCACGCCAATAGGGCTTTTGATTCGTAACACTGACCAAAAATCCAAAGATTATGGCAATATCGCAACAACTTTTCGCCCAAATCACGCCGACTATGCTTATACGATGAAATACGGCTTTCGCGATTATCGTGGCGGCGGTCGTTCATCGGCGCGCGAGACGGCAATGCGTGTGGCAGCTGGGGCGATTGCCAAGAAATATTTGGCAGAAAAATGCGGCATCGTCATTCGTGGCCATGTTACCCAAATCGGCACAGAAAAGGCTGAAAAGCTGGATTGGAATGAAGTGGGCAATAACCCATTTTTCTGTGGTGATGTCGATGCTGTGCCACGCTTTGAAGCTCTGGTGACTTCGCTGCGTGAACAAGGTACAAGCTGTGGCGCGCGCCTTGAGATTTATGCTGAGAATGTGCCAGTGGGTCTGGGCGAGCCTGTGTTCGATCGACTTGATGCCGACATTGCTCATGCGATGATGAGTATCAATGCGGTTAAGGGTGTGGAGATCGGCGATGGCTTTGCGGTGGCTGGGCAGTTTGGTCACGAAAGCCGTGATGAGCTGACGCCAAATGGTTTTACGGCAAATCATGCAGGCGGTATCTTGGGCGGTATCTCAAGCGGTCAGACGATTAAGGTTGCCATCGCACTTAAGCCAACCGCGAGCATCACCACACCAGGTAAAACCGTCAATCTGGACGGTGAAGTGGTCGATGTCATCACCAAAGGGCGTCATGATCCGTGCGTCGGCGTACGCGCAACGCCAATTGCTGAAGCGATGCTTGCGATTGTGCTGATGGATCATCTGATGCGTAATCGCGCACAAAATGCCGATGTCGTACCGCCATTAAAGCCGATTGCTTAA
- the ybaK gene encoding Cys-tRNA(Pro) deacylase — protein sequence MTPAINLLKKQKITHSIHEYEHDPNRHDFGLEAAEALGLSVDEVFKTLLVTDGATYFVAILPVNHKLNLKKVAAAVGVKKLQMAEPKDAERITGYIVGGISPIAQKKRLKTVLDISAKQFNKIYISGGRRGCDIGIHPDDLVQVLSATVADVLDA from the coding sequence ATGACTCCTGCGATTAATTTATTAAAAAAGCAAAAAATCACCCACAGTATCCATGAATACGAGCACGATCCAAACCGCCATGATTTTGGGCTAGAAGCAGCTGAAGCATTGGGTTTGTCGGTCGATGAAGTGTTTAAGACCTTGCTTGTAACTGATGGTGCGACTTATTTTGTGGCGATTTTACCTGTCAATCATAAATTAAATCTTAAAAAGGTTGCTGCTGCCGTCGGGGTAAAAAAGTTACAGATGGCAGAACCAAAAGACGCTGAGCGCATCACAGGCTATATCGTCGGTGGTATCAGTCCGATTGCACAGAAAAAACGCCTAAAAACCGTATTGGATATTTCTGCTAAGCAGTTTAACAAAATCTATATCAGTGGCGGTCGCCGTGGCTGTGATATTGGTATTCATCCTGATGATTTGGTGCAAGTTTTATCCGCGACTGTCGCAGATGTGCTTGATGCTTGA
- the tgt gene encoding tRNA guanosine(34) transglycosylase Tgt — translation MKFTLHNTDGGNNHARRGTVHLAHGEVQTPAFMPVGTYGTVKGMLPRDIHGIGADIILGNTFHLWLRPGMEVIREFGGLHNFIHWDKPILTDSGGFQVFSLGAMRKITEEGVAFRSPVDGAKVFLSPEASMQIQNDLNSDIVMQFDECTPYPATHEEAKKSLELSLRWGQRCIDEHQRLGNKNALFGIIQGSMYKDLRTQSLQGLLDMPFDGYAIGGLSVGEPKDEMIGVLNYLPKAMPNDKPRYLMGVGKPADIVEAVRRGVDMFDCVMPTRNARNGHYFVTGNSENKGIVRIKNSQYRLDTAPLDEHCDCYTCQNFSRAYLYHLHKCKEMLSAQLATIHNLRYYQRLMADIRKAIEENRFDEFVAEFYGNWGMAVPEYDKDEHRI, via the coding sequence ATGAAATTTACCCTACACAATACCGATGGCGGTAATAATCACGCGCGCCGTGGTACAGTGCATTTGGCACATGGCGAAGTACAAACCCCTGCTTTTATGCCAGTTGGCACTTATGGTACAGTCAAAGGTATGCTACCGCGCGATATCCACGGCATCGGCGCGGACATCATTCTTGGCAACACTTTTCATCTGTGGCTGCGCCCTGGGATGGAAGTGATTCGCGAATTTGGCGGATTGCACAATTTCATTCATTGGGACAAGCCGATTTTGACCGATTCAGGCGGCTTTCAGGTGTTTAGCCTTGGGGCGATGCGCAAGATCACCGAAGAAGGTGTGGCGTTTCGCTCACCTGTGGATGGCGCGAAGGTGTTTTTGTCGCCTGAGGCTTCCATGCAGATCCAAAATGATCTGAACTCTGACATTGTCATGCAGTTTGACGAGTGCACGCCTTATCCTGCCACGCACGAAGAAGCGAAAAAGTCGCTTGAGCTGTCACTGCGCTGGGGGCAACGCTGCATTGATGAACATCAGCGACTGGGTAATAAAAACGCCCTATTTGGCATCATCCAAGGCAGTATGTACAAGGATTTGCGCACGCAATCCCTGCAGGGTTTATTAGATATGCCGTTTGATGGCTATGCAATCGGCGGTCTGTCTGTAGGCGAACCAAAAGATGAGATGATCGGCGTGCTCAATTATCTGCCAAAAGCCATGCCAAACGATAAGCCGCGCTACTTGATGGGTGTGGGTAAGCCTGCTGATATCGTCGAAGCGGTGCGCCGTGGCGTGGATATGTTTGACTGCGTGATGCCGACCCGAAACGCGCGCAATGGTCATTATTTCGTTACGGGCAATAGCGAAAATAAAGGCATCGTGCGCATCAAAAACAGCCAATATCGCCTAGATACTGCGCCGCTTGATGAGCATTGCGACTGCTACACTTGCCAAAACTTCAGCCGCGCCTATCTGTATCATCTGCACAAGTGCAAAGAGATGCTCTCAGCGCAGCTTGCCACCATTCACAATCTGCGCTACTATCAAAGACTGATGGCGGACATTCGTAAAGCCATTGAAGAAAATCGCTTTGATGAATTTGTCGCCGAGTTTTATGGCAATTGGGGCATGGCAGTGCCCGAATATGATAAGGATGAGCATCGGATTTGA
- the queA gene encoding tRNA preQ1(34) S-adenosylmethionine ribosyltransferase-isomerase QueA — MSQTNTPLLVSDYDYHLPDELIARHPLAERSQSRLMHLADDKINDRQFADLLDLLNEGDLLVLNDTKVMKARLYGQKATGGAVEVLVERLLPDEDGMLPHRALCHVRSSRAPKAGQTLSLADGQMTAIMLGRQENLFILAFAAPILPDLDRYGEMPIPPYFERDADEMDNERYQTVFHNPDKTASVAAPTASLHFDDELLHKIKNKGVQIAFVTLHVGAGTFAPVKADDLRDHIMHAEFAHLSQATANIINATKDAGKRVIAVGTTVTRTLETAHLHRKDGKLVECAGDTTIFIYPPYQFGVVDCLITNFHLPKSTLLMLVSAFAGVDNIKNAYQHAINQQYRFFSYGDAMFLQKNDGFS; from the coding sequence ATGAGCCAAACCAATACCCCTTTGCTGGTCAGCGATTATGATTATCATCTGCCTGATGAGCTGATCGCGCGCCATCCACTTGCTGAGCGTAGCCAGTCACGCCTGATGCACCTTGCTGATGACAAGATTAATGATCGACAGTTTGCTGATTTATTAGATTTATTAAATGAAGGTGATCTGTTGGTGCTGAACGACACCAAGGTTATGAAAGCACGCTTATATGGTCAAAAAGCTACAGGCGGTGCGGTGGAAGTGCTGGTTGAGCGACTTTTACCCGATGAAGATGGGATGCTGCCACACCGTGCGCTGTGTCATGTGCGCTCAAGCCGTGCGCCCAAAGCGGGTCAGACGCTGTCTTTGGCTGATGGTCAGATGACAGCCATCATGCTCGGTCGTCAAGAGAATTTATTTATCCTAGCATTCGCTGCGCCGATTTTGCCTGATTTGGATCGCTATGGTGAGATGCCGATTCCGCCATATTTTGAGCGTGATGCCGACGAGATGGACAATGAACGCTATCAGACCGTGTTTCACAATCCTGACAAGACCGCAAGCGTCGCTGCGCCGACTGCAAGCCTGCATTTTGATGATGAATTATTACATAAAATTAAAAACAAAGGCGTGCAAATTGCCTTTGTGACGCTGCATGTTGGCGCAGGTACTTTTGCCCCAGTTAAGGCAGATGATTTGCGTGATCATATCATGCACGCAGAATTTGCCCACTTGTCCCAAGCGACTGCCAACATCATCAATGCCACCAAAGATGCAGGCAAGCGCGTGATTGCGGTAGGCACGACGGTGACGCGCACACTTGAGACCGCGCATTTACACCGTAAAGATGGCAAGCTTGTCGAATGTGCAGGTGATACGACGATTTTTATTTATCCGCCTTATCAATTTGGTGTGGTGGATTGCTTGATTACTAATTTTCATCTGCCAAAATCAACGCTTTTAATGCTCGTTTCTGCTTTTGCAGGCGTTGATAATATCAAAAATGCTTATCAGCACGCCATCAATCAACAATATCGATTTTTTAGCTATGGCGATGCGATGTTTTTGCAGAAAAATGATGGCTTTTCTTAA
- a CDS encoding Mrp/NBP35 family ATP-binding protein, translating to MFNIFKKKMSLQEQVQAELESRSLFGQPFMRFVKSSELKGDVLELAMRIGMSDDTAELEREYRSLQQRLYPMGVKEVNINVSIAKEAIAYADAQADNTAKAKSDAVVQSYQPAPKADDKIPTHQDDAKPAKAAPKQSELSAHPRISNIVVVASGKGGVGKSTTTVNLALALQKLGKKVGILDADIYGPSIPAMLGIAEVKPQVENDQFVPIDAGGMAVLSIGNLIASEDTPVAWRGIKATGALMQLYNQTNWPQLDYLLIDMPPGTGDIQLTLAQRIPVTGAVIVTTPQHIALLDAKKGIEMFYKTEIPVLGIVENMALHTCSQCGHTEAIFGSGGGDEMATAYGVPLLGQLPLDAKIRVSMDEGAPSVLHENHLGEHYQAIATAVDARVGQFAKKPTGRFF from the coding sequence ATGTTTAATATATTTAAAAAGAAAATGTCATTACAAGAACAAGTGCAAGCAGAGCTTGAGTCGCGCAGTCTGTTTGGTCAGCCGTTTATGCGATTTGTCAAATCATCGGAGCTAAAAGGTGATGTGCTTGAGCTTGCCATGCGCATTGGCATGAGTGATGATACCGCTGAGCTTGAGCGCGAGTATCGCAGCTTGCAGCAGCGCCTGTATCCGATGGGTGTCAAAGAAGTGAATATCAATGTTTCGATTGCCAAAGAAGCCATCGCCTATGCCGATGCCCAAGCTGATAATACTGCCAAAGCCAAAAGCGATGCAGTGGTGCAGTCGTATCAGCCTGCGCCCAAAGCCGATGACAAAATCCCAACCCATCAAGATGATGCTAAGCCTGCCAAAGCTGCACCTAAGCAAAGCGAGCTGAGCGCGCACCCGCGTATCAGTAACATTGTCGTTGTCGCGTCAGGTAAGGGCGGTGTGGGCAAATCGACAACAACGGTGAACTTGGCACTTGCACTACAAAAGCTTGGCAAAAAAGTCGGTATCCTAGATGCCGACATCTACGGCCCATCCATTCCAGCTATGCTAGGGATTGCGGAAGTCAAGCCACAAGTAGAAAATGATCAATTTGTACCGATCGATGCAGGTGGTATGGCGGTGCTGTCAATTGGCAACCTGATCGCATCAGAAGACACCCCTGTGGCTTGGCGTGGCATCAAGGCAACGGGGGCATTGATGCAGCTGTATAATCAGACCAACTGGCCACAGCTGGATTATCTGCTGATTGATATGCCACCAGGAACGGGCGATATTCAGCTGACACTTGCCCAAAGAATCCCTGTGACGGGTGCGGTGATTGTCACCACGCCGCAGCACATCGCGCTATTGGATGCCAAAAAGGGCATTGAGATGTTTTATAAAACTGAGATTCCTGTGCTTGGGATTGTTGAAAATATGGCGCTGCATACTTGTAGCCAGTGCGGTCATACCGAAGCGATTTTTGGCAGTGGTGGCGGTGATGAGATGGCGACGGCTTATGGTGTACCACTATTAGGGCAGTTACCATTGGATGCTAAGATTCGCGTTTCTATGGATGAAGGCGCGCCAAGTGTGCTGCATGAGAATCATTTGGGCGAGCATTATCAAGCGATTGCAACGGCGGTGGATGCGCGCGTTGGACAATTTGCCAAAAAACCAACTGGTCGGTTTTTCTGA
- a CDS encoding mechanosensitive ion channel family protein, with protein MTDVTKAAEKVVEKTVEQTADTVAQAASDAQKAAETAKEAATHAAEVTKESLEHSTNNALEFLGIPIDIATLTQMAIDMSGKIILALIIFFVGKWIGKRIVNVAKRIMARSRLDSTAANFLGNLLYGIMLVAVILAALNKLGVNTNSFVAILGAAGVAIGVSLKDQLSNLAAGVLIVIFRPFGRGDVVEVGGKTGTVLDITLVNTRIKTANNHEIIIPNGDIMTSSSTNFSSLPTRRVDIAVGISYDADIRTARKVMVELAKEHGKVLPDPEPTVVVTALGESSVDLLLRVWATNDDWYTVQCELLEEVKYALDDAGIGIPYPNRTIQIEHLDELLKLAQVAKPVQKDSTADSQTPD; from the coding sequence ATGACCGATGTGACCAAAGCAGCAGAAAAAGTCGTTGAAAAAACGGTAGAGCAAACCGCAGACACTGTCGCACAAGCGGCAAGCGACGCCCAAAAAGCCGCTGAAACTGCCAAAGAAGCTGCCACGCACGCTGCTGAAGTGACCAAAGAATCGCTTGAGCATAGCACGAATAACGCGCTTGAGTTTTTGGGTATTCCTATTGATATTGCGACACTGACCCAGATGGCGATCGATATGTCGGGCAAGATCATTCTTGCGCTGATCATTTTCTTTGTCGGTAAATGGATTGGCAAGCGCATTGTCAATGTCGCCAAACGCATCATGGCGCGCAGCCGTCTGGATAGCACGGCGGCAAACTTTTTGGGCAATTTGCTGTATGGCATTATGCTGGTGGCGGTGATTTTGGCAGCGCTGAATAAATTGGGCGTCAATACCAACTCATTTGTTGCCATTTTGGGTGCAGCAGGCGTAGCGATCGGTGTTTCGCTAAAAGATCAATTATCCAATCTAGCAGCGGGTGTTTTGATTGTGATTTTTCGTCCCTTTGGGCGTGGTGATGTCGTGGAAGTGGGCGGAAAAACAGGCACGGTGCTTGACATCACGCTTGTCAATACGCGCATTAAGACGGCTAATAATCATGAAATCATCATCCCAAATGGTGACATCATGACTTCATCCAGCACCAATTTTTCATCATTACCAACGCGCCGTGTGGATATCGCTGTGGGTATCAGTTATGATGCCGATATTCGCACAGCACGCAAGGTGATGGTTGAGCTTGCCAAAGAACACGGTAAGGTGCTGCCCGATCCAGAGCCAACGGTGGTGGTGACGGCACTGGGTGAGAGTTCAGTTGATCTACTCCTGCGCGTATGGGCGACGAATGATGACTGGTACACAGTGCAGTGCGAGCTGTTAGAAGAAGTCAAATATGCCTTGGATGATGCAGGCATAGGCATTCCTTATCCGAATCGCACGATACAGATTGAGCATTTGGATGAGTTATTAAAACTGGCACAAGTAGCCAAACCTGTCCAAAAAGACAGTACGGCTGATAGTCAAACCCCTGATTAA
- the sthA gene encoding Si-specific NAD(P)(+) transhydrogenase: MNKEAAVTNETLDAAVETANTQSTAATQQGNTFEHVDHDHLHPSLISPLDGRRIGLNTHTKSKIKHGYEYDAIVLGAGPAGEAAAMKLAKSGYRVAVIDPREQVGGNCAHVGTIPSKALRQSVFNLISFRRDPLFNKAKESYQVPLNKVLSRAREVIRTQVQTHKLFYERNQIEVIQGWGSFIDAHTLEVYTHDHEPTKTITFNQAVIAVGSRPYRPDTLDFEHPRVFDSDTILQMDYIARKIIIYGAGVIGCEYASIFTGLGYVVDLINNKEQLLSYLDEEISDALSHDLRQFGVRIRNHEEIDRLETHDDCVILHLKSGKKIKSDAILWCNGRSGNTDSLNLEAVGLTANNRGQLEVDQTYRTSAPHIYAVGDVIGWPSLASAAYDQGRNAAGFMVGDKDAEFISSVPTGIYTIPEISSIGKTEAELTAEQIPYEVGQAFFKHLARSQIIGERSGVLKILFHRETLEILGIHCYGNHASEIIHIGQAVMKCGHTLEYFINTTFNYPTMAEAYRVAALNGMNRIF; encoded by the coding sequence ATCAATAAGGAAGCCGCCGTGACCAATGAAACTCTCGACGCGGCAGTCGAAACTGCCAACACCCAAAGTACCGCCGCCACCCAGCAAGGTAACACCTTTGAACATGTGGATCACGACCATCTGCACCCAAGCCTAATCAGCCCCTTAGATGGTCGCCGTATCGGTCTGAACACACATACCAAAAGTAAAATCAAGCACGGCTATGAATACGACGCCATCGTCCTAGGTGCAGGCCCTGCTGGTGAAGCGGCAGCGATGAAGCTTGCTAAATCAGGCTACCGTGTCGCTGTCATCGATCCGCGCGAACAAGTCGGCGGTAACTGCGCGCATGTCGGTACGATTCCAAGTAAAGCACTGCGCCAATCGGTATTTAACTTGATCAGCTTTCGCCGTGATCCACTATTTAATAAAGCCAAAGAAAGCTATCAAGTGCCACTGAATAAAGTACTGAGCCGTGCGCGTGAAGTCATCCGCACACAAGTACAGACACACAAGCTATTTTATGAGCGTAACCAAATCGAAGTCATCCAAGGCTGGGGCAGTTTCATCGATGCGCATACTTTGGAAGTCTATACCCACGATCATGAACCCACCAAAACCATCACCTTTAACCAAGCAGTGATCGCGGTCGGTTCACGCCCTTATCGTCCTGATACACTTGACTTTGAGCATCCGCGCGTCTTTGACTCTGATACTATCTTGCAGATGGATTATATCGCGCGCAAGATCATCATCTACGGTGCAGGCGTCATCGGCTGTGAATACGCATCGATTTTCACAGGGCTTGGCTATGTGGTTGATTTGATTAACAATAAAGAGCAGCTGTTAAGCTATTTGGATGAAGAGATTTCGGATGCATTAAGCCACGACTTACGCCAATTCGGTGTGCGCATTCGCAACCACGAAGAGATTGATCGTCTTGAGACGCACGATGACTGCGTGATTCTACATCTAAAAAGCGGTAAAAAGATCAAATCAGACGCTATTCTATGGTGTAACGGTCGCTCGGGCAATACCGACAGTCTAAACCTAGAAGCCGTGGGCTTAACCGCCAACAACCGCGGTCAGCTGGAAGTTGATCAAACCTATCGCACCAGCGCGCCACACATCTATGCGGTCGGTGATGTCATCGGTTGGCCATCACTGGCATCGGCTGCCTATGACCAAGGTCGTAATGCGGCAGGCTTTATGGTCGGTGATAAAGATGCCGAGTTCATCAGCAGCGTACCGACAGGTATTTATACCATTCCTGAGATTTCAAGTATCGGTAAAACTGAAGCTGAACTGACCGCTGAGCAAATTCCTTATGAAGTCGGTCAAGCCTTCTTCAAGCACTTAGCACGCTCACAGATCATTGGTGAACGCTCAGGCGTCCTAAAAATCCTATTCCATCGCGAGACCCTAGAGATCTTGGGCATTCATTGTTACGGCAACCATGCATCTGAGATTATTCACATCGGTCAGGCGGTGATGAAGTGCGGTCATACGCTTGAATATTTCATCAATACCACTTTCAACTACCCAACGATGGCAGAAGCCTATCGTGTGGCGGCTTTGAATGGTATGAACCGAATCTTCTAA